One Peribacillus simplex NBRC 15720 = DSM 1321 genomic region harbors:
- the nikC gene encoding nickel transporter permease: MKPEVVMNNTELNVKERKSPKLRHWKAFYKKFKRNKLALIGGYIVLFYILLAIFAPLISPQDPYEIDLVNKLQPPSAEHWMGTDDKGRDILSRLLYGTRLSLTVGFVSVFFGAFIGILLGLTAGYYGKWIDTVIMRIVDVLLAFPGILLALAIISALGPSLINVMVAVGVFSIPMFARIVRGSTLSVRKLEYIDAIRALGATDITIICKHIFPNILSPVIVQATLRLATAILSAAGLSFLGLGAQPPSPEWGAMLSSGRDYLFSAPHIALFPGIAISTLVLGFNIFGDGLRDALDPRMKK; the protein is encoded by the coding sequence ATGAAGCCAGAGGTCGTAATGAATAATACCGAATTGAATGTAAAAGAAAGAAAATCTCCGAAACTAAGACACTGGAAAGCCTTTTATAAAAAATTCAAGCGAAATAAATTGGCATTGATAGGCGGGTACATCGTACTTTTTTATATTTTATTGGCTATCTTTGCACCTTTGATCTCACCGCAGGATCCCTATGAAATTGATTTAGTCAACAAACTCCAGCCTCCGTCAGCCGAACATTGGATGGGTACGGATGATAAAGGAAGGGATATTTTAAGCAGATTATTATATGGAACACGGCTTTCATTAACGGTTGGGTTTGTCTCTGTATTCTTCGGGGCGTTCATAGGCATACTCCTCGGATTAACAGCTGGTTATTACGGAAAATGGATCGATACCGTCATTATGAGGATTGTCGATGTTCTACTGGCTTTCCCGGGAATATTGCTTGCTCTTGCCATCATTAGTGCCCTTGGTCCAAGTTTAATCAATGTAATGGTAGCGGTCGGCGTCTTTTCCATACCGATGTTTGCCCGGATTGTACGCGGTTCCACATTGTCAGTCAGAAAGCTGGAATATATCGATGCCATTCGTGCATTGGGAGCCACTGACATAACGATCATATGCAAGCATATTTTTCCGAATATTCTATCACCTGTCATCGTTCAAGCTACATTGCGTCTGGCAACAGCCATTCTGTCGGCTGCCGGATTATCATTCCTGGGACTGGGAGCCCAGCCCCCCTCACCAGAATGGGGAGCGATGCTGAGCAGCGGTCGGGATTATTTGTTCAGCGCCCCGCACATCGCTTTGTTTCCGGGGATAGCGATATCAACATTGGTACTTGGCTTCAACATCTTCGGGGATGGACTTAGAGATGCCCTGGATCCAAGAATGAAAAAATAA
- a CDS encoding glutathione ABC transporter substrate-binding protein, giving the protein MRKGMIGLLFASLLGISSVLSGCATEQTGSKETEGKAKEGGTLIVARLSDATTLDPHFITDIPSANVIYEKVYQTLVVPDKNMNPKPLLAKEWKQLDEVTWEFKLQEGVKFHDGAPFNAEAVKTNFDRILDPATASPQAGKLEMIKEIKVVDETTVQFKLKYPYAPLLSILVSNEGSIISPKAIKEHSDKLSQNPVGTGPFVFKSWKPGEEITLSKNKDYWGDQPKIDGVVFKVVPEDATRIAMIETGEAHVTDQVPVTEIDRIEASGTMDLYRTEGLAVEYLSFNVKKKPFDDVRVRKAVAHAIEVDSIIKGVYNDVGTRANSTMSPKVFGYDKDIKGYDYDINESKKLLTEAGVKDGLEFTLTTSDRKERINMAEVIQSQLKGIGIKVKIQVLEYGAYIDATAKGEHQVSIGGWGNATGDGDYNQFNLFNTKSQGAAGNSSFYSNPEVDKLIENARKESDGDKRMELYSKAQAIEREEVPYVPIRNYEHLAVYGGTVKGLWLNPANYLMLDDVTVK; this is encoded by the coding sequence ATGAGAAAAGGTATGATTGGGTTGCTTTTTGCATCTTTATTAGGCATCTCATCCGTTTTATCAGGGTGTGCAACAGAACAAACCGGCAGCAAGGAAACAGAGGGAAAAGCGAAAGAAGGAGGAACGCTGATCGTCGCGCGATTATCTGACGCGACCACCTTGGACCCTCATTTCATAACAGACATTCCATCTGCAAACGTCATTTATGAAAAGGTTTATCAAACATTGGTCGTTCCTGACAAAAACATGAATCCTAAACCGCTGCTCGCAAAAGAGTGGAAACAATTGGATGAAGTCACTTGGGAGTTTAAATTGCAGGAGGGAGTCAAATTCCATGATGGAGCTCCATTCAATGCCGAAGCGGTGAAAACCAATTTCGACAGGATACTGGACCCGGCAACAGCTTCTCCGCAGGCTGGTAAATTGGAAATGATCAAAGAAATTAAAGTCGTTGACGAAACGACTGTACAATTCAAGCTGAAATATCCTTATGCTCCGCTATTATCGATTTTAGTGAGTAATGAAGGAAGCATCATCAGCCCTAAAGCGATTAAGGAACATAGTGACAAATTGAGTCAAAACCCTGTTGGGACAGGGCCATTCGTTTTTAAATCATGGAAACCAGGTGAAGAAATCACACTTTCGAAAAACAAGGACTACTGGGGGGATCAGCCTAAGATTGATGGGGTGGTATTCAAGGTTGTCCCTGAAGATGCCACGAGGATTGCGATGATTGAAACGGGAGAAGCGCATGTGACCGATCAAGTGCCAGTGACGGAGATTGATAGGATCGAAGCGTCGGGCACGATGGATTTATATCGCACGGAGGGACTTGCAGTTGAATACTTAAGCTTCAATGTTAAGAAAAAACCTTTTGATGATGTACGGGTCCGTAAGGCGGTCGCTCATGCCATCGAGGTCGATTCCATTATCAAAGGGGTTTATAACGACGTCGGTACGAGGGCTAATTCAACAATGAGCCCGAAGGTGTTTGGCTATGATAAGGATATAAAAGGCTACGACTATGATATTAATGAATCGAAGAAGCTCTTGACTGAAGCAGGGGTCAAGGATGGTTTGGAGTTTACACTGACGACGAGTGATCGTAAGGAAAGGATCAATATGGCCGAGGTGATTCAATCCCAGCTAAAAGGAATCGGTATTAAGGTCAAGATTCAAGTCCTTGAGTATGGTGCTTACATTGACGCGACAGCCAAGGGCGAGCATCAGGTATCGATAGGCGGCTGGGGCAATGCAACTGGGGATGGAGATTATAATCAATTTAATCTTTTCAATACCAAATCCCAAGGTGCAGCGGGAAATAGTTCATTCTATAGCAACCCTGAAGTGGATAAATTGATTGAAAATGCACGTAAAGAATCGGATGGCGATAAACGTATGGAACTATATTCGAAGGCACAAGCAATTGAAAGGGAAGAAGTTCCATATGTTCCTATCCGTAACTATGAACACTTGGCGGTATACGGTGGGACGGTTAAAGGACTTTGGCTGAATCCGGCAAATTATTTAATGCTTGATGACGTAACCGTGAAGTAG
- a CDS encoding amidohydrolase family protein, with translation MIDLLLIHGTVITMDQNRRILQDGAIAINQGRILAVDSTEKLKMKYEAVKVIDCSHQCILPGLIDVHGHGGHSMFKTIAMENIDFWMPIMTNAYKHFVTDDFWYYEGKLSSLERLKAGVTTGVSVLGSMPRSDEPIFAINHAKAYAEVGIREVVCTGPCNPPWPHSFSRWIDGKRVVKEVSYEEVLQGAEAVIEALNHANEDRTRAFITPFVIVTSVDPSNPTSPDRLYGLNDHDLYQAKKIREIARKYNTRIHSDAFGGMIHLAIQDKENALLGPDVHLQHCRGISFDEARILAETGTNVSASPGFGQVHARTPITELLEMGATVAISTDGTSPSTSFDMFQAMRKTQFVHQAALRDYYYLPPGKLLEMITIDAAKCIGWDDEIGSLEIGKKADVITVNLHQPHLTPEFMHVHRLVFQAVANDVEHVIVDGKLIMEGRNVRTVHESTVLNEANEEAFSTIKRAGLEKYMQPTKYFWGHARAYVDEKRYDEREDAIDVERGIR, from the coding sequence ATGATAGATTTACTGCTAATCCATGGGACCGTTATTACCATGGATCAAAACAGGAGAATTCTGCAAGATGGCGCCATCGCCATAAATCAAGGAAGGATTTTAGCCGTAGATTCAACGGAAAAACTGAAAATGAAGTATGAAGCTGTAAAAGTCATCGATTGCAGCCATCAATGCATATTGCCTGGATTGATAGATGTTCATGGTCATGGGGGACATTCCATGTTCAAAACGATCGCAATGGAGAATATTGATTTTTGGATGCCCATCATGACGAATGCGTACAAGCATTTTGTTACAGATGACTTTTGGTATTACGAAGGAAAGCTATCCTCTCTTGAGAGATTAAAGGCGGGCGTGACAACTGGGGTTAGCGTTTTAGGATCCATGCCGCGATCCGATGAACCGATTTTCGCCATCAATCATGCAAAAGCATACGCCGAAGTGGGGATCAGGGAAGTGGTATGCACGGGTCCTTGCAACCCTCCATGGCCCCATTCATTCAGCCGGTGGATTGACGGAAAGAGAGTGGTAAAGGAAGTTTCCTATGAAGAAGTGTTACAGGGGGCGGAAGCTGTAATCGAGGCGCTGAACCATGCAAATGAAGACCGCACGAGAGCCTTCATTACACCATTTGTCATCGTTACATCAGTGGATCCCTCCAATCCCACCTCTCCTGACAGGCTTTATGGGCTGAATGATCATGATCTTTATCAAGCGAAGAAAATAAGGGAGATTGCCAGGAAATATAACACACGCATTCACTCGGATGCCTTTGGCGGGATGATTCATTTAGCGATACAGGATAAGGAAAATGCCCTATTGGGTCCAGATGTCCATTTACAGCACTGTCGGGGCATCTCCTTCGATGAAGCAAGAATACTGGCGGAAACAGGTACCAACGTCAGTGCATCACCTGGATTTGGCCAGGTTCATGCCCGTACCCCGATAACTGAATTATTGGAGATGGGGGCAACTGTGGCGATCTCCACGGATGGGACATCCCCTTCCACAAGCTTCGATATGTTTCAGGCAATGAGGAAAACACAGTTTGTTCACCAGGCAGCCCTTAGGGACTACTATTATCTACCCCCAGGCAAGCTGTTGGAAATGATCACGATAGATGCTGCGAAATGCATTGGTTGGGATGATGAAATAGGCTCCCTTGAGATCGGGAAAAAAGCGGATGTCATTACGGTCAATCTGCATCAGCCTCATCTGACCCCGGAATTCATGCATGTTCACCGGCTTGTATTCCAAGCAGTGGCGAATGACGTGGAGCATGTCATCGTGGATGGGAAATTGATCATGGAAGGGAGGAATGTACGGACCGTACATGAAAGTACAGTGCTGAACGAAGCGAATGAGGAGGCCTTTTCAACGATAAAGCGTGCGGGGCTCGAAAAGTATATGCAACCGACGAAATATTTCTGGGGCCATGCCAGGGCCTATGTAGATGAAAAGCGATATGACGAACGAGAAGACGCTATCGATGTTGAAAGGGGAATAAGATGA
- a CDS encoding amidohydrolase family protein, which translates to MKTKLKGRYVIGYDGYDHVILENAEIVYEKDTILYVGKNYPEEVDEVMDAGNAIISPGFIDLNALGDIDHDILHFEAGTDRQKNLLWSDKYIKSGHPELMIGEEEAFKSLYAYSQLILHGVTTAMPITSVFYKSWAETYDELAAAAEHAAGLGLRIYLGPSFQSGMRVVEPNGKIKLHWDEKAGEAGLRKAVEFVEKFDGAFEGMVRGMLAPERIESQTADQLKQIKYYSEKLDVPIKLHAAQGSFEFNTIWEAHHVTPIRYLYDLGFLGPRTGIPHAHFVSGYSKAKYGQGDDLALLRETNTTVIHCPLIIGRHGEALESFAKYKRAGINIALGTDTFPPDMFQNVRTGSMLSRMVEGETEGSVYADFFRSATLDAAAFLGRNDLGRIAAGAKADIIAIDLDGFHMGVIDDPIRTMFVSGSGRDVKLSIINGKVVMKDQIIPNLDLTEIKYKGQQYFTKMRRGYMERDYQELPEKELFKPSFKVVESIAIQKHKNQTSKENEKHSKDIRNE; encoded by the coding sequence ATGAAAACCAAGCTTAAAGGAAGATATGTAATTGGGTATGATGGGTACGATCATGTCATTTTGGAAAATGCAGAGATCGTTTATGAAAAAGACACGATTCTGTATGTCGGAAAAAATTATCCAGAAGAAGTTGACGAGGTAATGGATGCCGGTAACGCCATTATCAGTCCTGGCTTCATAGATTTAAATGCATTAGGGGACATTGACCATGATATTTTACATTTTGAAGCCGGTACCGACAGACAGAAGAACCTTCTCTGGTCAGATAAATATATAAAAAGCGGACATCCTGAATTAATGATCGGGGAAGAAGAAGCCTTCAAATCACTATATGCTTATTCACAGCTCATTCTTCATGGCGTGACGACGGCGATGCCCATTACTTCCGTTTTTTATAAAAGCTGGGCTGAAACCTATGATGAATTGGCAGCTGCCGCAGAACATGCTGCTGGATTGGGGTTAAGGATTTACCTGGGCCCGAGTTTCCAATCAGGAATGAGAGTCGTCGAGCCTAACGGGAAAATTAAACTGCATTGGGATGAAAAAGCCGGGGAAGCGGGATTACGGAAAGCGGTCGAGTTTGTAGAAAAATTCGATGGAGCCTTTGAAGGAATGGTCAGAGGAATGCTTGCTCCGGAACGTATAGAGTCTCAAACGGCAGATCAATTAAAACAGATTAAATATTACAGCGAAAAGTTGGATGTACCCATAAAGCTTCATGCTGCACAAGGAAGTTTTGAATTCAACACCATATGGGAAGCCCATCATGTTACACCGATCAGATATTTATACGACCTTGGCTTTCTCGGTCCAAGAACAGGGATCCCGCATGCCCACTTTGTTTCAGGATATAGTAAAGCGAAATATGGACAGGGTGATGACTTGGCGCTGCTGCGGGAAACGAATACAACGGTGATACATTGCCCTCTGATCATTGGGAGGCATGGGGAGGCGTTAGAATCCTTTGCTAAATATAAACGGGCTGGGATCAATATAGCCCTTGGAACGGACACATTCCCTCCTGATATGTTCCAGAACGTCAGGACAGGCAGCATGCTCTCACGGATGGTGGAAGGAGAAACGGAAGGCTCTGTCTATGCCGATTTCTTTCGTTCAGCCACACTAGATGCGGCCGCTTTTCTTGGCAGGAACGATCTAGGACGCATCGCAGCGGGGGCCAAGGCGGATATCATCGCGATTGACTTGGACGGTTTCCATATGGGAGTAATCGATGATCCCATTCGAACCATGTTCGTAAGCGGGTCTGGGAGGGACGTTAAATTATCCATCATAAATGGAAAGGTAGTCATGAAGGATCAAATAATCCCCAATCTTGATTTAACTGAAATCAAATATAAGGGGCAACAATATTTTACTAAGATGAGAAGAGGATATATGGAAAGGGATTATCAGGAGCTTCCTGAGAAAGAATTGTTTAAGCCATCATTCAAGGTCGTGGAATCGATAGCGATACAGAAGCATAAAAACCAAACAAGTAAAGAAAATGAAAAACATAGTAAAGATATTCGAAATGAATAG
- a CDS encoding glutathione ABC transporter substrate-binding protein encodes MGLKRGTGKFFLVMIMAIIITGCSSNKDVSTTASDPNKASNEGGTLVIARLSDAENLDQQFMSTINAASVTHHKIYEGLVQRDENSEIQPMLAEKWKQLNDTTWEFKLREDVKFHDGTPFNADAVKKTFDRLLNPKVASPRAVVFDMVKEVKPVDEFTVQFILKEPFSPLLSILANHEGGIISPKTIEKYGKKIIQEPNGTGPFVFDSWSPGQEITLTKNDSYWGDEPKVDKVIFKVVPEDSTRISMIETGEAHIAEPLPVAVMDQVESSPAMDVYRSEGYGTEYLGFNVNNEPFNDVRVRKAIAHAIEMDSIIKGVFNNVGVKANSLMGSKVFGYNEELEAYDYNLKEAKKLMAEAGYSKGLDATILTMDSKERVNLAEVLQSQLKGIGINLKVQVMEYGTFVEQVNKGQSEMFIISWRNATGDADYNQYNLFHTESQGAAGNTFFYSNQKVDRLIDAARKEKEEEKRKELYAEAQEIEMGDTPYIPVRVIENVAAVAKEVKGFSISPSGYLEINNVTIK; translated from the coding sequence ATGGGGTTAAAACGTGGGACAGGAAAGTTTTTTCTAGTCATGATCATGGCCATCATCATTACGGGCTGTTCTTCTAACAAAGACGTAAGCACAACAGCAAGTGATCCGAACAAAGCATCAAACGAAGGGGGTACATTGGTTATTGCCCGCTTATCCGACGCTGAGAATTTGGATCAGCAGTTCATGTCCACGATTAACGCCGCTAGCGTCACTCACCATAAAATCTATGAAGGACTTGTACAACGGGATGAGAATAGTGAGATACAGCCAATGCTAGCAGAAAAATGGAAGCAATTAAATGACACGACCTGGGAATTCAAGCTTAGGGAAGATGTAAAGTTTCATGATGGCACACCATTTAATGCAGACGCAGTAAAAAAGACGTTCGATCGACTATTGAATCCGAAGGTCGCTTCTCCCAGAGCGGTAGTATTCGATATGGTAAAAGAGGTGAAACCGGTTGATGAATTTACCGTGCAATTCATTTTGAAGGAACCTTTTTCCCCTCTCCTTTCGATATTGGCGAATCATGAAGGCGGAATCATCAGTCCGAAAACGATTGAAAAGTATGGAAAAAAGATTATCCAGGAACCGAATGGAACCGGTCCTTTCGTTTTTGATTCATGGTCCCCAGGCCAGGAAATCACCTTGACGAAAAACGACAGCTATTGGGGAGACGAGCCAAAAGTGGACAAGGTCATCTTCAAGGTCGTCCCGGAAGACTCCACAAGGATATCCATGATTGAAACGGGTGAAGCGCATATCGCAGAGCCTCTTCCTGTAGCTGTAATGGACCAGGTTGAATCTTCACCGGCAATGGATGTTTATCGCAGTGAAGGGTACGGTACCGAATATTTAGGGTTCAATGTCAATAATGAGCCGTTCAATGATGTAAGGGTCCGTAAAGCCATTGCCCATGCCATTGAAATGGACTCGATTATCAAAGGTGTCTTCAATAATGTGGGAGTAAAGGCGAACTCCTTGATGGGTTCTAAAGTATTCGGGTACAACGAAGAACTCGAAGCCTATGATTACAATTTAAAGGAAGCAAAGAAACTGATGGCCGAAGCTGGATATTCAAAAGGCTTGGATGCGACCATCCTGACAATGGACAGTAAAGAAAGAGTTAACTTGGCTGAGGTCCTGCAATCCCAACTAAAAGGTATAGGGATTAATTTGAAGGTACAGGTCATGGAGTACGGTACGTTCGTGGAACAAGTGAATAAAGGGCAATCGGAAATGTTCATCATCAGTTGGAGAAACGCGACGGGGGATGCTGATTATAATCAATATAATCTATTTCATACGGAATCACAGGGAGCGGCCGGAAATACATTCTTTTACAGCAATCAAAAGGTTGATCGTTTAATAGATGCCGCCAGGAAGGAAAAGGAAGAGGAGAAACGCAAAGAACTATACGCAGAGGCACAGGAAATCGAGATGGGTGACACCCCGTATATTCCTGTAAGGGTCATAGAAAATGTTGCTGCAGTCGCGAAAGAAGTAAAAGGATTTTCAATCAGCCCTTCAGGTTATCTGGAGATAAATAACGTAACGATAAAGTGA
- a CDS encoding amidohydrolase family protein gives MSQSYWLTNVRLENGFTYNENETITGTETGHYHIKIENGKISSILLAKESITDQEPQHDVHGLLMVPSFKEMHIHIDKTYYGGPWKACMPAINGVKTRIEEEQVLLPELLPTAKVRAEKMLDLLLDFGSTHIRTHCNIDPVIGLKNLEATIQALEGYKDKLTYEIVAFPQHGLLRSDSVGLIREAMKNGANLVGGVDPATIDENIERSLETIMDIAVESNSDIDVHLHDPDQLGLFTMQRLASLTEDAGWQGRVTVSHASGLADLSVPEATGIAERFSETGISITSTVPIFRTIPIPLLHEKGVKVELGNDSITDHWTPFGIGDNLEKAGRLAERFRMIDERSLAKSLQFITGGKAPLNQDGVKAWPNVGDEANIVLLEASCSAEAVARRAKRAAVIFRGNVVSGSISSFETTGV, from the coding sequence ATGTCTCAATCGTATTGGTTGACGAATGTACGCTTGGAAAATGGTTTTACTTATAATGAAAATGAAACAATCACCGGCACTGAAACCGGTCATTACCACATCAAGATTGAAAATGGAAAAATATCCTCCATTTTATTGGCGAAGGAATCGATAACGGATCAGGAACCGCAGCATGATGTTCATGGTCTCCTGATGGTCCCCTCGTTTAAGGAAATGCATATCCACATTGATAAAACCTACTATGGCGGTCCGTGGAAGGCTTGCATGCCTGCCATTAATGGCGTGAAAACCCGGATAGAGGAAGAGCAGGTGTTACTGCCCGAATTATTGCCTACCGCTAAAGTAAGAGCAGAGAAAATGCTGGATTTATTATTGGACTTCGGATCTACCCATATACGCACACATTGCAACATTGACCCCGTTATAGGACTGAAAAACTTAGAGGCCACCATTCAGGCACTGGAAGGATATAAGGATAAATTGACGTATGAAATCGTCGCATTCCCACAGCATGGACTATTACGCAGCGATTCCGTTGGTTTAATAAGGGAGGCCATGAAGAATGGGGCGAATCTGGTAGGAGGAGTGGACCCCGCCACCATTGATGAAAACATAGAGCGGTCACTTGAAACGATCATGGATATCGCAGTTGAATCGAATTCCGATATCGATGTCCATTTACATGATCCGGATCAGCTTGGACTCTTCACCATGCAGCGCCTTGCTTCACTGACGGAAGACGCAGGCTGGCAAGGAAGGGTAACGGTTAGCCACGCTAGCGGGTTGGCTGATCTTTCAGTCCCAGAGGCAACGGGCATAGCCGAAAGGTTTTCGGAAACAGGAATATCGATTACATCCACAGTGCCCATCTTCAGAACGATCCCCATCCCCCTGCTTCATGAAAAAGGGGTGAAAGTTGAATTGGGTAATGACAGCATCACTGATCATTGGACACCCTTTGGCATCGGGGACAATCTGGAAAAAGCCGGTCGCCTTGCAGAGAGGTTTCGCATGATTGACGAACGTTCCTTAGCGAAAAGCCTGCAATTCATAACAGGAGGGAAGGCCCCATTAAACCAAGACGGGGTCAAGGCATGGCCTAATGTCGGGGATGAGGCGAATATCGTTTTGCTTGAAGCCAGCTGTTCAGCGGAAGCGGTGGCTAGAAGGGCAAAGCGTGCCGCTGTCATCTTCAGGGGCAATGTTGTTAGCGGATCTATTTCATCTTTTGAGACGACAGGTGTTTAA
- a CDS encoding amidohydrolase family protein, with amino-acid sequence MNEAYWLTNVTLDSGFVFENERIDRTKTAIYNMFIKNGIIKELQLASSMPLKTDGPVHDARKLLALPPFKEMHNHLDKTYLGLPWKSCTPVPNLIERLKLEAKELAELAETGRLRAERMLQLLLSGGATHVRTHVNIDPYIGMKNLEEIQSALYRFKGKMTYEIVAFPQHGLLRTNSKGLMRQAMKEGASLVGGLDPGGVDNNIEASLYEMVDLAVEFDADIDIHIHDPGHLGLYTIKKLASLIDEAGWKNRAAVSHAFALGDVSIGESIDLASELSNLGIAVMSTVPINRVIPPIDSLHEKGVHVALGCDGFYDSWSPFGTGDMLEKAGRLAERYNWKDEYALSQSLQFITGGVKTLDPEGNRLWPKVGNEASMVFVDASCAAEAVARRSTRAAVMVNGNLVYGGLDRESALKSK; translated from the coding sequence ATGAATGAAGCATACTGGCTTACAAACGTTACACTTGATAGTGGGTTTGTTTTTGAGAATGAACGAATTGATCGGACGAAGACAGCTATATATAACATGTTTATAAAAAATGGGATCATAAAGGAATTGCAATTGGCTTCAAGTATGCCTTTGAAAACGGATGGTCCCGTTCACGACGCGAGAAAGCTGCTTGCACTTCCTCCTTTTAAAGAGATGCATAACCATCTTGACAAGACTTATTTAGGACTGCCATGGAAATCATGCACTCCTGTTCCGAATTTAATAGAACGCTTAAAGTTAGAAGCAAAAGAGCTTGCTGAACTGGCTGAAACTGGGCGGCTCCGGGCTGAACGGATGCTTCAACTATTGTTAAGCGGCGGGGCAACGCATGTAAGGACGCATGTTAACATCGATCCATACATCGGTATGAAAAACTTGGAAGAGATTCAAAGTGCACTATATCGTTTCAAAGGGAAAATGACATATGAGATCGTGGCATTTCCGCAGCATGGACTGCTAAGAACGAATTCAAAAGGGTTGATGAGACAAGCGATGAAAGAAGGGGCGTCCTTAGTTGGCGGCCTGGATCCTGGCGGAGTGGATAATAATATAGAAGCTTCCCTATATGAAATGGTCGATCTGGCCGTTGAATTTGATGCAGATATTGATATTCATATACATGATCCCGGTCATCTTGGTTTATATACGATCAAGAAACTGGCTTCTTTGATCGATGAAGCAGGGTGGAAAAACAGAGCCGCTGTGAGTCACGCTTTTGCACTGGGGGATGTTTCAATTGGAGAATCAATTGATTTGGCCAGTGAATTATCAAACCTGGGGATAGCCGTCATGTCTACGGTTCCGATCAACCGGGTCATTCCCCCGATTGATTCACTGCATGAAAAAGGTGTCCATGTTGCTCTCGGATGTGATGGCTTTTATGACTCCTGGTCCCCATTTGGTACAGGAGATATGCTGGAAAAGGCAGGCCGATTGGCCGAGAGGTACAACTGGAAGGACGAGTATGCATTGTCTCAATCGCTCCAATTCATTACGGGAGGGGTCAAGACACTGGACCCTGAAGGAAATCGCTTATGGCCGAAGGTGGGAAATGAAGCAAGTATGGTTTTTGTGGATGCATCATGTGCTGCCGAGGCAGTTGCCAGGAGATCGACGCGGGCTGCGGTTATGGTCAATGGAAATCTGGTTTACGGCGGACTCGATCGCGAATCCGCCTTGAAGTCGAAATGA
- a CDS encoding amidohydrolase, with amino-acid sequence MNTIYWLKNVRLECGYRKENERVTGTMTGLFHLLMEDGRITKIVKDGEAIPGDLPVEDAKGLLALPSFIEKHIHLDKTLMGDVWRACTPSSSVIERFENEKRVLPSIATSTCKRAESLLEILLASGSAHIRTHVDIYPEVGLQNLEQVQQALAGYSNRLSSEIVAFAQHGLLRSGSVKLVREALRNGAGIVGAVDPATVDNNIEASLVQLMDLAVEANADVDLHLHDPGHLGTFTMKRLAALTKQAGWEGRVALSHAFGIGDVSREEAYELADILRDAGISIVTSVPINRQMPPVDLLQERGVEVSVGNDNIFDVWSPLGNGDILERAGRLAERFKWIDEVSLSRTLGYITGGKTPLDEKGNQVWPKAGDAASLVLIDASCSAEAVARRSERKAVIYKGNLVSGSLYKQKQSIEQ; translated from the coding sequence ATGAATACAATCTATTGGTTAAAGAATGTTCGTTTGGAATGTGGCTACCGGAAAGAGAATGAAAGAGTTACAGGAACGATGACCGGGTTATTTCATCTGTTGATGGAGGATGGAAGGATCACGAAGATTGTCAAAGATGGAGAAGCCATACCTGGTGATTTACCAGTGGAAGATGCAAAAGGATTGCTGGCGTTACCATCCTTCATTGAAAAGCATATTCATCTTGATAAAACACTGATGGGGGATGTTTGGAGGGCGTGCACTCCTTCTTCAAGTGTCATTGAACGCTTTGAAAATGAGAAGAGGGTGCTGCCTTCCATTGCAACAAGCACATGTAAACGTGCAGAATCTTTACTGGAAATCCTTCTAGCTTCTGGCTCTGCACATATACGGACTCATGTTGATATCTATCCGGAAGTGGGATTACAAAACTTAGAGCAAGTACAACAGGCGCTTGCTGGCTATTCTAATAGACTCAGTTCAGAAATAGTCGCATTTGCGCAGCACGGATTGTTGCGGTCCGGTTCTGTCAAGCTTGTCAGAGAGGCATTGCGAAACGGAGCAGGAATCGTCGGGGCGGTGGATCCAGCCACAGTCGATAACAATATTGAAGCATCGCTGGTTCAATTGATGGATTTAGCGGTGGAAGCGAACGCTGATGTGGATTTGCATTTACATGATCCAGGCCATCTGGGCACGTTCACCATGAAACGTTTGGCAGCTCTGACCAAGCAAGCGGGCTGGGAAGGCAGGGTGGCATTAAGCCATGCTTTCGGTATCGGGGACGTATCCAGGGAAGAAGCCTATGAACTGGCTGACATTCTTAGGGATGCGGGGATTTCCATCGTCACCAGTGTCCCTATTAACAGGCAGATGCCCCCTGTTGATTTATTACAAGAAAGAGGGGTTGAAGTATCGGTAGGAAATGATAATATCTTTGATGTATGGTCACCTCTTGGGAATGGTGACATCCTGGAGAGAGCAGGGAGGCTCGCAGAACGTTTCAAATGGATTGATGAAGTCTCACTTTCCCGAACACTCGGGTATATAACTGGCGGAAAAACCCCATTGGATGAAAAGGGTAACCAGGTATGGCCGAAAGCGGGGGATGCTGCAAGTCTGGTGTTAATTGACGCAAGCTGTTCTGCTGAGGCAGTTGCCAGGCGTTCTGAACGTAAAGCGGTCATTTACAAGGGGAACTTAGTTTCCGGTTCACTATATAAACAAAAGCAGTCAATTGAACAGTAA